The DNA window CATGTTGAACATGTAATTTTTCTCCATAAAGTCAACCAGATTGATCTTTCCAGGTTCCTCAAAATTGGCTAACACGGTGTCAATATCTGGATTGATTTCCCTTAGGATACTAATCGATTCCATGATTTTTAATGACGCAATATTTTCCGGAAAAGGCTGTGTCATCTCAAAATAAGGAATAAGAGAAGCCAGGCAGCTTTCTAATAAGGGATGATTGCTGAAACTGAAAATTCGAGGTTCTTTTCTGATAATAGATTGTTCTGTATCAATTGATGAGTAGAACTGTTTTAAGCGTTCTGTAGTGAGATGCATGACCACAGCTTTATGAGGACGTCCATCTTTTGGATAGTTAATAATCGTAGCTAATTGATTTCTTGGAATAAGAAAGATATCTCCTGATGTAAAGTGATAAGAGCGATCAGCCTGGATAATTTTTGTTTCACCGGATATAAACCATACTAGCATATGAAACTCAAAAACGGTTTCCGTTTTGAAGAGCTTATCTTCATAAGAAGAAAGTTTGATATCCGGTGTAATATACTTAATATGAAAATCCATTGATTTTAGTTTTCACTAACAAAATTATTCATAAAAAAAATATTAATCAACATTAAACTGAATTCCAATCATTTCTTCGCTGAATTCCCACAATCGTTTTGCATTTTCTTGATCCAGAGAATAGTATTGAACTCCTCTAATTGTTGAAGGTTCATCAAATCTGTGTTCAATCTGTCCATGGTCTATTTCTGCAATATCACAATTTTCACAGTATACACCGCCAATGTTATCTAGTAAGGGACTTGTTGCACACCAAATGGTAGTCGCCGCTCCCTGTGGAATGGTTTTTAATTTGGCTTCAACTTCAGGTTTTATATTTCCATCAGCATCATGAGTTCCCATTTGTTTATAAAGTTCAATAGGCTCTTCTCTGCCCAAATCAGTTCCATAAACAGATCCAGGATGTAAAGAATAGGCTCTTACATTATAGGCTTTACCTCTTGAATCCAGCTCTACAGCAAAAAGATTACTTGCCGTTTTTGATTGTCCATATCCCAGTAATGTTTGGTATTCGCGGTTTTCAAAGTTTGGATCTTCAAAATTAAAAGGTGACATTTGGTGTCCATAAGATGAGACATTAATTACTCTTGCCCCATTAGCCTTTTTAAGTGCTGGCCATAATTTTGCTGTAAGATGAAATTGTCCTAAATAGTTTGTAGCTAGTTGTGACTCTATTCCACGGCTGTCTCTGCGTAATGGAACCCACATAATTCCTGCATTATTGATCAACAGATCGAGCTTTCTCCCTGAAGAAATGAATTTCTCTGCAAATGCATCAATAGAATTGGGATCTATTAAGTCCAATAATTCTATTTCAATATTTTGTATTCCAGCTAAGTTTTTTGTAGCTTTTTCAATGTCTCTCGCTGGAACAATTACCCTGGCACCGGCCAAAACCAATATCTTTGTTGTTTCTAAACCAATACCGGCATAGCCACCTGTAATAATAACTGTTTTTTCGGAAAGATCAATTCCTTTAATCACATCCTCACTGGTAGATTTTGCATTGAAGCCTGAATAGATTGGATTCTGTAGATTTTTGTTTTGTATCATTTTTTTATCTTTAATTGTTGATACAAATTTAGATCAGGCACATGATCTTTGTTTTGTTTAAACTGTCAATTTACTTTGTTTAAAATTTCATATCTAAGAATTTAAAAAATTAAAAGACCCCGTTATATTGAGAATACGGTTATAATTAAAGGTTATTTTGCCTTAAAGTGTTAATTTCGGTGAATACCTGTTAAACTGTTTGTAAATTCTTTTATGAATGGTTAATTTTGACAAATTTTCAACTTGAAACCTACAATTTCCATCGTTATCGCCATATTCAATCGAAAAGATGAACTTTTTGAATTGTTAAACTCCTTGACTCAGCAAACTGATAGAGCGTTTGAAATTATTGTTGTCGATGATGGCTCTTTAATAGATCTCAAGCCAACCATAAGGAATTTCGAAGAAATGTT is part of the Chryseobacterium paludis genome and encodes:
- a CDS encoding helix-turn-helix domain-containing protein — encoded protein: MDFHIKYITPDIKLSSYEDKLFKTETVFEFHMLVWFISGETKIIQADRSYHFTSGDIFLIPRNQLATIINYPKDGRPHKAVVMHLTTERLKQFYSSIDTEQSIIRKEPRIFSFSNHPLLESCLASLIPYFEMTQPFPENIASLKIMESISILREINPDIDTVLANFEEPGKINLVDFMEKNYMFNMPLERFGYLTGRSLSTFNRDFRKTFKTTPQRWLTHKRLELAHYHLAEKNKKPTDVFMEVGFEDLSHFSYAFKKQYGYAPSMIR
- a CDS encoding SDR family NAD(P)-dependent oxidoreductase, with amino-acid sequence MIQNKNLQNPIYSGFNAKSTSEDVIKGIDLSEKTVIITGGYAGIGLETTKILVLAGARVIVPARDIEKATKNLAGIQNIEIELLDLIDPNSIDAFAEKFISSGRKLDLLINNAGIMWVPLRRDSRGIESQLATNYLGQFHLTAKLWPALKKANGARVINVSSYGHQMSPFNFEDPNFENREYQTLLGYGQSKTASNLFAVELDSRGKAYNVRAYSLHPGSVYGTDLGREEPIELYKQMGTHDADGNIKPEVEAKLKTIPQGAATTIWCATSPLLDNIGGVYCENCDIAEIDHGQIEHRFDEPSTIRGVQYYSLDQENAKRLWEFSEEMIGIQFNVD